A single genomic interval of Brevibacillus brevis harbors:
- a CDS encoding alpha/beta fold hydrolase, whose translation MDYEIFELGDVTLQSGVSLPNAFLAYKTYGKLNEKKDNVIVYPTAFGDQHVQNEWLIGSGMALDPQKYFIIVPNLLGNGLSSSPSNTPPPFDRANFPQVTIYDNVKLQHRLVTEKFGIQKIALVVGWSMGGIQSFQWGASYPDMVERIAPFAGVAKTWPQTFLVLDGMKASLMAAVGFDSSKLNQLTSADMRAVGRVYAGWGLSQAFYREELYRELGYDTLADFVTGVWEDSFMKMDPHNVLAMLWTGQFADISANPAYNGDFHKALKSIKALTCIMPGSTDLFCTADDNKYEATFIPNAVFHPIESIWGHFAGRGINSADNTFIDDNLKSLLALSPNG comes from the coding sequence ATGGATTATGAAATTTTTGAATTGGGTGACGTAACCTTGCAATCAGGAGTATCGTTACCGAACGCTTTTCTTGCTTATAAGACTTATGGAAAATTGAATGAAAAGAAAGATAATGTCATCGTCTATCCAACTGCTTTTGGCGACCAGCATGTTCAGAATGAATGGTTGATTGGAAGCGGTATGGCACTCGATCCACAGAAATATTTCATTATCGTTCCAAATCTGCTGGGCAACGGATTATCTTCGTCTCCCAGTAACACGCCTCCCCCATTCGACCGAGCTAATTTTCCGCAGGTAACCATCTATGACAACGTCAAACTACAACATCGGCTGGTGACCGAAAAATTCGGTATTCAAAAAATCGCTCTCGTAGTTGGATGGTCAATGGGAGGCATTCAATCGTTCCAATGGGGGGCAAGTTATCCAGATATGGTGGAACGAATTGCACCTTTCGCCGGAGTTGCCAAGACTTGGCCCCAAACGTTTTTGGTTCTGGACGGAATGAAAGCTTCGCTCATGGCTGCAGTTGGCTTCGATTCAAGTAAACTAAACCAGTTGACTTCTGCAGACATGCGCGCCGTTGGTCGTGTCTATGCGGGATGGGGGTTATCGCAGGCGTTTTACAGAGAGGAACTTTATCGGGAGTTGGGCTATGACACATTGGCAGATTTTGTGACTGGCGTCTGGGAAGATAGCTTTATGAAGATGGACCCGCACAATGTCCTAGCTATGTTATGGACAGGTCAATTTGCAGATATTAGTGCAAACCCTGCCTATAACGGAGATTTCCATAAAGCGCTCAAAAGCATTAAAGCGCTTACCTGCATCATGCCAGGGAGTACGGATCTCTTCTGCACAGCGGACGATAACAAATACGAGGCTACGTTTATACCTAATGCTGTTTTTCATCCTATCGAGTCGATCTGGGGCCATTTTGCCGGTCGCGGAATCAACAGTGCCGATAATACATTCATTGATGACAACCTAAAAAGCTTGTTGGCGCTTAGTCCAAACGGATAG
- a CDS encoding helix-turn-helix transcriptional regulator, whose product MAKSKRLIEIMMAVNKKKSFNAKQLASEFGVSTRTIMRDMQELSALGVPFYSEVGPNGGYKMLNERMLPPVAFTEGEALAVFFASHALRHYANLPFEAETDSVLRKFYSYMSEDIRDRIDRMRERFDLVTPMRHASTPYLSLLLDAAIDQKVVRIEYESKQHKQLRDVQPIGIYASNGFWYCPAYCFHRRDFRLFRCDRVKSVELSERKAVDLTQVHTGNWESYIEEESPAMELYVELTATGVQRCELELWPAHKMQIHVREDGTGWLDNRIPTSSFPFFGQFFIGLGTDAKVKAPNELIHVMREMLDKLLAQYR is encoded by the coding sequence ATGGCAAAGTCCAAAAGACTGATCGAGATTATGATGGCCGTCAACAAAAAGAAGTCTTTCAACGCCAAACAGCTTGCCAGTGAATTTGGAGTTTCCACGCGGACAATTATGCGGGATATGCAGGAGTTGAGCGCGCTAGGGGTTCCTTTTTATTCGGAAGTCGGTCCGAATGGGGGATATAAGATGCTAAACGAGAGAATGCTGCCCCCGGTCGCTTTTACGGAAGGCGAAGCGCTTGCTGTATTTTTTGCCAGCCATGCATTGAGGCACTACGCGAATCTTCCGTTTGAGGCGGAAACAGATTCAGTGTTGCGGAAATTTTACTCTTATATGTCAGAAGATATTCGGGACCGTATCGACCGGATGCGGGAACGATTTGATCTGGTTACGCCGATGAGACATGCAAGCACGCCTTATTTGAGCTTGTTGCTGGATGCTGCGATCGATCAAAAAGTGGTGCGCATAGAGTACGAATCGAAACAGCATAAGCAGTTAAGAGATGTTCAGCCGATCGGAATATATGCCAGCAACGGGTTTTGGTATTGTCCGGCCTATTGCTTTCACCGCCGCGATTTTCGCTTGTTTCGCTGTGACAGGGTTAAATCTGTTGAACTGTCCGAACGGAAAGCGGTCGATTTGACGCAAGTGCATACAGGAAACTGGGAGTCTTACATAGAAGAGGAAAGTCCGGCTATGGAACTTTATGTTGAGCTTACTGCAACAGGGGTGCAGAGATGCGAGCTCGAACTGTGGCCGGCGCACAAAATGCAAATTCATGTTCGAGAAGACGGCACGGGGTGGCTGGACAATCGAATCCCCACGAGCAGCTTTCCATTTTTCGGCCAATTTTTTATTGGATTGGGTACGGATGCAAAGGTAAAAGCGCCAAACGAATTGATTCATGTTATGAGAGAAATGCTGGACAAACTATTGGCGCAATATCGGTAA
- a CDS encoding VOC family protein, producing MSMRTTSFIMLDGKAAEAIEFYQEALNSKLLFKTTYGEGKNADSLPEEVKTRIAHAVLQTGENDMMVADLFPGQPYVIGDQVNICITATQQSEIEEMFNKLSEKGQVLFPLQKTEFSPCFGMVKDRYNITFQFYMNDTTSSWS from the coding sequence ATGTCAATGCGCACAACGTCGTTCATTATGCTGGATGGAAAAGCTGCGGAAGCGATTGAGTTTTACCAGGAAGCGTTGAACTCGAAATTACTGTTCAAAACTACGTACGGGGAAGGCAAGAATGCCGATAGTTTGCCTGAAGAAGTGAAAACCCGTATTGCCCATGCCGTGTTGCAAACCGGTGAAAATGATATGATGGTTGCTGATCTCTTTCCGGGGCAACCTTATGTAATCGGAGATCAGGTGAACATTTGTATAACAGCGACGCAACAAAGCGAGATTGAAGAAATGTTTAATAAATTGAGCGAAAAAGGGCAAGTGTTGTTCCCGTTGCAAAAAACTGAATTCAGTCCCTGCTTTGGAATGGTGAAAGACCGTTATAACATTACGTTCCAATTCTACATGAATGATACAACAAGCAGTTGGAGCTGA
- a CDS encoding NAD(P)H-dependent oxidoreductase: MKTLVIVTHPSIETSVINKRWVEELKKYPEKYTVHELHKAYPDGNIDVEKEQQWIESHGNLVLQFPVYWFNCPPLLKKWLDDVFAYGWAYGSKGGDKLKNRKAALAVSAGIRKEDYQEEGRYRYTLEQILTPFETTFRYCHADYRSFFAYYGTETESGENVPGQELEPTGSVLDKSAQDYLKFVDNL, translated from the coding sequence TTGAAAACTCTTGTCATCGTCACTCATCCAAGCATCGAAACATCCGTCATCAATAAGCGATGGGTAGAAGAACTCAAAAAATATCCAGAAAAGTATACCGTACATGAATTGCATAAGGCATACCCAGATGGAAACATTGATGTGGAAAAAGAACAGCAATGGATTGAATCGCATGGGAATCTTGTTTTACAGTTTCCGGTATACTGGTTTAATTGTCCGCCGCTGCTGAAAAAATGGCTGGATGATGTTTTTGCATATGGGTGGGCGTACGGTTCAAAGGGAGGCGATAAATTAAAGAATCGCAAAGCTGCATTAGCCGTATCTGCTGGAATTAGAAAAGAGGATTATCAGGAAGAGGGAAGATATCGGTATACACTGGAGCAAATTTTGACCCCTTTTGAAACAACCTTCCGCTATTGTCATGCGGATTATCGTTCATTCTTTGCGTATTATGGTACGGAGACTGAGTCAGGGGAAAATGTACCTGGTCAAGAACTTGAGCCGACCGGCAGCGTATTGGATAAGAGCGCGCAAGATTATTTGAAATTCGTTGATAACCTGTAA
- a CDS encoding LysR family transcriptional regulator — translation MELRQLNTFCTVASTLNFSRAAEVLGYVPSNVTMQIKALEDELGVRLFDRLGKQLVLTTAGKRFLIHIQGVLNKLDEARSVVHDNENLSGTLTISANEVLCAYRLPVVFHLFRSRHPGVRLIFRSVSNQQLKQALLEGTADVVFMLDESIHSSALVVEPLVEETFRFFAAPDHPLSKRTVLHLEDFHGEVFLTNEKGCPYRTMFDRQFERKGIDSITYLEFQNAEAIKQCAITGIGIAFLPEMTTKAEVERGELVALPWQIPDLRVYTQMLWHKDKWLSPIILSFIEAAREVIAIEEENISV, via the coding sequence ATGGAATTGCGCCAATTGAATACGTTCTGCACGGTTGCATCAACTTTAAATTTCAGTCGAGCCGCGGAAGTTCTGGGCTACGTCCCCTCCAACGTCACGATGCAAATAAAAGCATTGGAGGATGAGCTTGGTGTTCGTCTCTTTGACCGCTTGGGCAAGCAGCTCGTTCTCACAACTGCGGGTAAACGCTTTTTAATACATATCCAAGGCGTACTTAACAAATTGGACGAAGCTCGCAGTGTCGTTCATGACAATGAAAATCTAAGCGGCACCCTAACGATAAGTGCCAACGAGGTTCTTTGCGCCTATCGGCTACCAGTTGTCTTTCACCTATTTCGTTCGCGCCATCCGGGAGTACGTCTGATCTTCCGCTCTGTTTCCAATCAGCAACTCAAGCAAGCGCTCCTTGAGGGCACCGCGGATGTCGTCTTTATGTTGGACGAATCCATACACTCGAGCGCGCTTGTAGTGGAGCCGTTGGTAGAAGAAACTTTCCGATTTTTCGCCGCTCCAGACCACCCACTCTCGAAACGAACTGTACTGCATCTGGAAGATTTTCACGGAGAAGTGTTCCTGACAAATGAAAAGGGTTGTCCCTATCGAACCATGTTTGACCGGCAATTTGAGAGAAAGGGCATTGATAGTATTACGTATTTAGAATTTCAAAATGCCGAAGCCATTAAACAATGTGCAATTACGGGAATCGGTATTGCCTTTCTTCCTGAGATGACAACGAAAGCGGAAGTTGAACGGGGCGAACTTGTTGCTCTTCCATGGCAAATTCCAGACTTGCGCGTGTATACACAGATGTTATGGCATAAAGACAAGTGGCTTTCACCAATCATATTATCTTTCATAGAAGCAGCAAGGGAAGTTATCGCTATAGAGGAGGAGAATATATCCGTTTAG
- a CDS encoding aminopeptidase P family protein — protein sequence MNSIEFINRRQKLAEKMPDHSALVLFSGVVKTRSHDDKYLFSPNRNFYYLTGIARSNLILLITKRAGIVNETLFLQRPNELEAKWIGAVLSDQEAKEQSGIEHFDYLDEWLQSFGTFMRRCEGKYSLYLDLHRYQWSDELTPAEIFAEDAQKKYRTLQIHDAGPWLKELRMVKSPAEIGEIRRAIAITDEAIRRMWSHARPGIMEYELEAHYDFALKSHGVRELPYLPIIASGINATILHYEANNQRAEDGDLVLLDLGAASNYYAADISRTFPVNGRFSDRQKAIYQLVLEAEIKTIEAVKPGVTLPQLNEVTKQVLTDGLLRLGLIQESSELSKYYYHSVSHHLGLDTHDIPDYNIALQPGMVITIEPGLYIEEEAIGIRIEDNVLVTEDGCEVLSSQIPKEVEEVELLIGKKE from the coding sequence ATAAATTCAATAGAGTTCATCAATCGCCGTCAAAAACTCGCAGAAAAAATGCCTGATCACAGCGCACTTGTCCTATTTTCAGGGGTTGTCAAGACACGCAGCCATGACGATAAATATCTGTTTTCACCGAACCGCAACTTCTATTATCTAACCGGTATTGCACGTAGTAACCTCATTCTCCTGATCACGAAACGCGCTGGCATTGTGAACGAAACGTTATTTCTTCAGCGCCCAAATGAGCTGGAAGCGAAATGGATAGGGGCCGTCTTATCAGATCAAGAGGCGAAAGAGCAGTCTGGTATCGAACACTTCGATTATCTCGATGAGTGGCTCCAGTCCTTTGGAACCTTTATGAGGCGCTGTGAAGGCAAATACTCGCTCTATCTTGATTTGCATCGCTATCAGTGGAGCGACGAGCTGACCCCTGCAGAGATTTTTGCCGAAGACGCGCAGAAGAAATACCGGACCTTGCAGATTCACGATGCGGGCCCATGGCTGAAGGAACTGCGCATGGTAAAGAGTCCGGCAGAGATCGGAGAAATCAGACGTGCGATTGCGATCACGGATGAAGCAATCCGTCGCATGTGGTCGCATGCACGTCCTGGAATCATGGAATATGAGCTAGAGGCGCACTATGATTTCGCGTTGAAGTCGCATGGTGTTCGGGAGCTACCTTATTTACCGATTATTGCTAGTGGGATCAATGCTACTATCTTGCACTATGAAGCGAATAATCAGCGTGCGGAAGATGGTGATTTGGTCCTTCTCGACCTCGGGGCAGCATCGAATTACTATGCGGCTGATATTTCGCGAACGTTTCCCGTTAATGGTCGTTTTTCCGATCGGCAGAAAGCGATCTATCAACTCGTGCTCGAAGCAGAAATCAAGACCATCGAAGCAGTGAAGCCAGGTGTCACCCTTCCGCAACTAAATGAAGTCACGAAACAAGTCTTGACGGATGGACTGCTACGTCTCGGTCTCATCCAAGAGAGCAGTGAGCTGTCCAAATACTACTATCATTCCGTGTCCCATCACCTTGGATTGGATACACACGATATCCCGGATTACAATATTGCTTTGCAACCTGGTATGGTAATCACGATTGAACCTGGTCTATACATAGAGGAAGAAGCGATTGGCATCCGGATTGAAGATAATGTGCTAGTAACAGAAGACGGCTGCGAGGTGCTCTCATCGCAGATCCCGAAGGAAGTCGAAGAAGTGGAATTGTTGATTGGGAAAAAGGAATAG